In Phragmites australis chromosome 24, lpPhrAust1.1, whole genome shotgun sequence, the following are encoded in one genomic region:
- the LOC133907312 gene encoding mediator of RNA polymerase II transcription subunit 16-like isoform X2, with product MTSSAPPNPSHVPVPTPNPTSNGTAPAASPKDQQTPPPPPQQQQQQQGGQEEAAAAAADGGGAEAAEAGAVAGVAGEAMEVDGSAGAGDAEAGGGAQQPSPVTVFRIRLKQPPASLRHKMRVPELCRNFSAVAWCGKLNAIACASETCARIPSSNSSPPFWIPIHILNPERPTECSVFNVKADSPRDFVQFIEWSPRSCPRAMLVANFHGRITIWTQPTKGPVNLVRDASSWQCEHEWRQDLSVVTKWLSGISPYRWLPANSTSSNLKTFEEKFLTQQPQSSGWPSIRCVCSVFSSGSVQLHWSQWPSQNSAQPRWFSTSKGLLGAGPSGIMAADAIITESGALHVAGVPLVNPSTVVVWEVMPGLGSGIQATAKINATNTVPPSLNPPSWPGFAPLAAYLFSLQDYLVSEGAQTKKQTDNETTEAASIHCCPVSNFSAYVSPEAAAQSATTTTWGSGVTSVAFDPTRGGSVITVVIVEGQYMSPYDPDEGPSITGWRVQCWESSLQPVVLHPIFGSPTSFGGQPPMQTVWSTRVNKSIPPTEDLKNPQTYVPMPTTSDERSSSECSVDRANRLTFDPYDLPNDVRQLAQIVYSAHGGEVAVAFLRGGVHIFSGPNFDQVDSYHVNVGSAIAPPAFSSSSCCLASVWHDTLKDRTILKIIRVLPPAILNTQIKVSSAVWERAIADRFWWSLLAGVDWWDAVGCTQSAAEDGIVSLNSVIAFLDTDFHSLPTMQQRQQHCPNLDRIKCRLLEGTNAQDVRALVLDMQARLLLDMLGKGIESALINPSTLLPEPWQASSDTLSSIEPDKMTVEPALLPSIQGYVDAVLDLASHFITRLRRYASFCRTLASHAVGPSSTTGTSRNMVTSPTNSSPSPSNNQGNQGGATSTTGNSQMQEWVQGAIAKISNNSDGAATATPNPMSGRSSFMPISINTGTFPGTPAVRLIGDCHFLHRLCQLLLFCLLFRRRQSPRLLANAQKNQDSAIQKIQHMMNAKAEDNGTALRSGLGAAKVEDGPATRAGQFALGAKGPEENPIGKSVRIGSGNAGQGYTSDEVKVLFLILVDLCRRTSTLQHPLPASQVGSSNIIIRLHYIDGNYTVLPEVVEASLGPHMQNMPRPRGADAAGLLLRELELQPPAEEWHRRNMFGGPWSEPDDFGPLDNMPHLKISGSINPHLSDMEEDGDSLFGIQSLWPRKRRLSERDAAFGLKTSVGLGSYLGVMGSRRDAITAVWKTGLDGEWYKCIRCLRQTCAFAHPGAPNPTNEREAWWISRWTHACPMCGGSWVKVV from the exons ATGACCTCTTCCGCACCCCCGAACCCTAGCCACGTCCCCGTCCCCACCCCGAACCCCACCTCGAACGGGACCGCGCCGGCCGCTTCGCCCAAGGATCAAcaaacgccgccgccgccgccgcagcagcagcagcagcagcagggcggCCAGGAGGAGGCAGCCGCGGCAGCAGCGGACGggggaggcgccgaggccgcgGAGGCGGGAGCAGTAGCGGGAGTAGCGGGCGAGGCGATGGAGGTGGACGGCAGTGCAGGCGCGGGGGATGCGGAGGCGGGGGGAGGAGCGCAGCAGCCGTCGCCGGTGACTGTGTTCCGGATCCGTCTCAAGCAGCCGCCCGCCAGCCTCCGGCACAAGATGCGCGTACCCGAGCTCTGCAGGAACTTCAG TGCGGTTGCTTGGTGTGGGAAGCTGAATGCAATTGCTTGCGCATCAGAGACTTGTGCACGTATTCCGAG CTCCAATTCAAGTCCACCGTTTTGGATTCCCATACACATCCTGAATCCAGAGAGACCAACAGAATGTTCTGTTTTCAATGTGAAAGCAG ATTCTCCGCGTGACTTTGTTCAGTTCATTGAATGGTCTCCTCGGTCTTGTCCTCGCGCAATGCTAGTAGCAAATTTTCATGGGCGGATCACTATATGGACACAGCCGACCAAG GGTCCTGTTAATCTCGTACGTGATGCCAGCTCGTGGCAGTGTGAACATGAATGGCGTCAAGATCTTTCTGTGGTGACCAAGTGGCTGTCAGGAATTTCTCCG TATAGATGGCTTCCGGCAAACTCTACTAGTTCAAACCTAAAAACCTTCGAGGAGAAATTTCTCACCCAACAACCTCAAAGTTCAGG ATGGCCAAGTATTCGATGCGTTTGTTCAGTTTTTTCATCAGGTTCTGTTCAGCTTCATTGGTCACAGTGGCCTTCTCAAAACTCAGCACAGCCTAGATGGTTTTCTACTAGCAAAGGGCTTCTAGGAGCAGGACCCAGTGGTATAATGGCTGCTGATGCTATTATAACGGAATCTGGAGCTTTACATGTTGCTGGTGTACCCCTTGTTAATCCATCCACTGTAGTGGTTTGGGAGGTGATGCCAGGTCTTGGCAGTGGTATTCAGGCAACTGCGAAGATAAATGCAACAAACACTGTTCCTCCATCCCTGAATCCCCCTTCCTGGCCTGGTTTTGCTCCACTAGCGGCCTACCTATTTTCTTTGCAAGATTATCTTGTTTCTGAGGGTGCACAAACAAAAAAACAGACTGATAATGAGACCACTGAGGCTGCATCGATCCATTGCTGTCCAGTTTCTAATTTTTCAGCTTATGTCAGTCCAGAAGCAGCTGCACAGTCAGCCACTACTACCACATGGGGATCTGGGGTTACTTCAGTTGCTTTTGATCCAACTCGTGGAGGATCAGTTATTACAGTTGTAATAGTTGAAG GGCAGTATATGTCTCCTTATGATCCCGATGAAGGACCTTCCATCACTGGATGGAGAGTGCAATGTTGGGAGTCTTCGCTTCAACCTGTTGTGCTTCATCCAATATTTGGAAGCCCTACTAGCTTTGGTGGGCAGCCTCCCATGCAAACTGTTTGGTCGACTAGAGTTAACAAAAGCATTCCACCAACAGAGGACCTTAAAAATCCTCAAACGTATGTTCCGATGCCAACGACTTCAGATGAACGGAGCTCCTCTGAGTGCAGTGTTGACAGGGCGAACAGACTTACCTTTGACCCTTATGATCTTCCAAATGATGTTAGACAACTGGCTCAAATAGTTTATTCTGCTCATGGCGGTGAAGTTGCTGTTGCTTTTCTCCGTGGAGGAGTGCACATTTTCTCGGGTCCCAATTTTGATCAGGTTGACAGCTACCATGTCAATGTTGGCTCAGCTATTGCTCCACCAGCCTTTTCCTCCAGCAGTTGCTGCTTGGCATCAGTTTGGCATGACACACTTAAAGATCGAACGATACTGAAGATAATACGTGTTCTTCCTCCTGCAATTCTTAACACGCAAATAAAGGTCAGCTCAGCAGTGTGGGAACGGGCCATAGCGGATAG ATTTTGGTGGAGTCTATTGGCTGGTGTGGATTGGTGGGATGCTGTCGGTTGTACACAGAGTGCTGCTGAAGATGGTATAG TTTCACTTAATAGCGTGATAGCTTTTCTGGACACGGACTTCCATTCTCTTCCGACTATGCAACAGAGGCAGCAGCACTGTCCT AACCTCGATAGGATAAAGTGTAGATTGTTGGAAGGAACAAATGCTCAAGATGTCCGAGCACTTGTGTTGGACATGCAAGCAAGATTACTTCTGGATATGCTAGGCAAAGGAATCGAGTCTGCCCTTATAAATCCTTCAACTTTGCTACCCGAGCCCTGGCAAGCCTCTAGTGATACGTTATCTAGTATCGAGCCTGACAAAATGACTGTTGAACCAGCTCTACTTCCAAGCATCCAG GGCTACGTCGATGCTGTTCTAGATTTAGCATCACATTTCATCACACGTTTGCGGCGCTATGCAAGTTTCTGTCGAACTCTGGCTAGCCATGCGGTTGGACCATCTTCTACCACAGGCACTTCTAGAAATATGGTTACAAGTCCAACAAACAGTTCTCCTTCGCCATCAAATAATCAAG GTAATCAAGGGGGAGCAACATCTACAACAGGGAACTCACAAATGCAGGAGTGGGTCCAAGGTGCAATTGCTAAAATTAGCAACAATTCTGATGGTGCTGCCACTGCAACACCAAATCCAATGAGTGGGAGGTCATCATTTATGCCCATCAGCATTAATACGGGCACTTTCCCTGGCACACCTGCTGTTAGACTTATTGGGGACTGCCATTTCCTTCATAGATTATGTCAATTATTGCTGTTTTGTTTGCTTTTCCGGCGAAGGCAATCACCAAGGTTACTCGCAAATGcacaaaaaaatcaagattcGGCTATCCAGAAAATACAGCACATGATGAATGCTAAGGCAGAGGACAACGGTACGGCATTAAGATCTGGTCTAGGGGCTGCCAAAGTAGAAGATGGCCCAGCTACACGTGCTGGACAATTTGCTCTTGGAGCGAAGGGTCCTGAAGAAAACCCGATTGGCAAATCTGTTAGAATAGGTTCTGGCAATGCTGGCCAAGGTTATACTTCAGATGAG GTGAAGGTCCTTTTTCTTATATTGGTCGACCTGTGTCGAAGGACATCTACGTTGCAACATCCATTGCCTGCTTCTCAGGTTGGTTCCAGCAACATTATCATAAGGCTGCACTACATCGATGGCAATTACACTGTGCTCCCTGAGGTAGTGGAAGCATCTCTTGGTCCCCATATGCAG AATATGCCTCGTCCACGAGGAGCTGATGCAGCTGGTCTTCTACTTCGAGAATTAGAACTGCAACCTCCTGCTGAAGAATGGCATAGGCGCAACATGTTTGGTGGACCCTGGTCAGAGCCAGATGACTTTGGTCCATTGGATAATATGCCTCATCTAAAAATCAGTGGTTCTATCAACCCTCATTTGTCTGACATGGAAGAGGATGGTGACAGTTTGTTTGGGATTCAAAGTCTTTGGCCTAGAAAGCGCCGTTTGTCTGAAAGAGATGCAGCATTTGGTCTGAAAACATCTGTAGGTCTCGGATCTTATCTAGGTGTCATGGGATCTCGAAGGGATGCTATCACAGCTGTGTGGAAAACAGGCCTTGACGGTGAATGGTATAAG TGCATAAGATGTTTGCGGCAAACTTGTGCATTTGCACATCCCGGTGCTCCAAACCCAACGAATGAACGTGAGGCGTGGTGGATCAGCCGGTGGACACATGCTTGCCCAATGTGTGGTGGCTCATGGGTGAAAGTTGTTTGA